A segment of the uncultured Desulfobulbus sp. genome:
GGCATTTTCGGGCAAATACTTACGGGCATTTTCTATGGTGAATGTGGAAAACTGGTCAAGAAACTGCTCAATCACTCGATGATTTTCCTCTGGCTCCAAGGAACAGGTTGCATAGACAAGCGTGCCCCCTGGCCTTAGGAGCTTGACAGCTGTGGCCAGCAAACCGAGTTGTACCAGTTGATACTGAATAAAATCTTCAGGACTGCGGTTCCAGCGAATATCGGGTTGTCGGCGAATAACGCCAGTCCCCGAACAAGGGGCATCAATGAGAATGGCATCAAAAGGCTGGGGCCGCGTGGTAGCAAAATTTTCCAAATTCGAACGTACCGCGATAACCGACTGCTGGTGCCCCAATCGAAGGATATTTTCCCGCATGAGACGGTAACGTCGGCTATCAGGCTCGACAGCCGTTACAGTTCCCCCCAGGGGTAAGAGCTCTGCAAGGTGCGAGGTTTTACCACCAAGGCCGGCACAGCCATCAAGCACACGTCCCCCATCGGGAAGCTCCCCTACCAGGAGTGAGGCCAGCTGTGCAGCCTCATCCTGAACCTGAAATCTCCCCTCACCCATGCCGGGCAAGGAGGCGATTGAACCAGGATACTCTTTGACAATGAGTGCCTGGGGACTGAAAAATCCCGCGTCTACCTTAATCCCTGATTTCTCCATCAGCTCCTTGAGAGCCTGCCGGCTCCCCTTACGGCGGTTGCCCCGCAGACTGAGGAGAGGTTCACAGTTATTGGCAGCACAGATCGCCCGCACCGTATCCATGCCATACTCCCGCTGCCAGCGCTCAATCAGCCAGCTGGGGTGATTCAGTACAGGTGGATCTGCTTCGCTCAGTTGTTGGGATGAGGGAAGATCCTTCCGTTTTCTGGCGACGTTACGCAACAGGCCATTGACAAAACCAATGAGCCAAGACGGCTGTTTCGAACCTTTCAGGGCATTGACCGTGGTATTCACAGCCGCGGACTCGGGAATACGGCTCAAAAAAAGAAGCTGATAGACGCCAATACGTAGGGCCATCAGAGTACGAGGCTTCATTTTGCGGAGTGGATGCTTGGAAAAACGACGAATGATCTGATCGAGATACTCTTTTTGCCGCAGGACTCCATACACCAAGGTTTTGACGAGCCCCCGATCAATATCAGCTACCTGCACAATAGCATCGTGAAACAACAGATCCACAGAGCTATGATTTGAGGCCCAAAGGCAAAGCACGTCAATGGCAGCAGCACGCGGTGAAACAGCGGGAGAAGTCATGGTCATGGATGAACAACAGGCAAAAGGCAAAAATCAGCGACACTCAATTTTCAGCGAGGACGCACCAGGTAAATTCAAAAGCAGCAATCTGCCATGACCGGGGCGAAATGCAATGTTTTTCGTCGATCCTGGCTAATCTTTACGCATTTCCCGCACCGCGATTGTTTTCCTTTCCCCCAGCGACCACTCTTTCCTCTTGCATAGAAAAGGCAGGTAAGGTAAATAGAATCCCACATTTTGCCGGAGTGGTGAAACTGGTAGACGCACTGGACTCAAAATCCAGCGGGGGCGACCCCGTGTCAGTTCGATTCTGACCTCCGGCACCAGTAATTTCAAGGGTTTAGAGATGAGAGTCTTTAAACCCTTTTTTATTTTGAGGTTGCGGGCAGATGCCCGGCCTGTGAAATAAATACTTTGGGGGTAACTACTCACCCCTATTCTTCGGCATCAGGCAGAGTTCCTGCCAGTGCCAACTGGATAGCGACAAGAGGATTGATCCCCTGGCTTGCCATGGTCTGCAGGTAACTTGAAATCCTGCAGTAAGCCTGGGCATATTGTTTACGTCGAAAACAACCGGATATTTTCTGTTTTACCTTAGCCATGCGAAGATCCCTTTCCGCTCTGTTGTTGGTGAACGGTACATGTGGTTCTTTGGCAAAAAGCAAGACTGCCGCCTCATGCTTTTGTAATCGCTCCCAAAGATTGTGCGCATCGGATTTGGCTATCCTGCCGCGCTTCCCTTGGGGTTTTGGAGGGATCTTGGGCAACTCCTTGCTGCCACGCGTAAGGATATTACGGTAGCGCTTCTGCAGGTTGGCATACTCCCGTTCGGTAAGACATTTTTCCGGACGTTGAGCCACCGTACGACACGTTTGCTGGAGCACCGCTTTTAGATTGCGGGCCCACCGGTATTGGTTAGAGTCAACGACAAACGTCAACTCTCGCAAAAGGTGCGAGCCGCAAAGTCCGTGACCGCAATGGTCGTAGGATAAATATGATGCCCAGCAATCATGGATGATCACCCCGCCATACCGAGGGATGATATTCAATCCTTCGATTGCCTCCTTGCCCCGCTTTCGATGCAGTACTTTCAGGGTTGTTTCGCCGGAAGAATAGACGTGAATCCAGTGATTCTTCCCTTCAACCCGAAACGAGGTTTCATCCACATGCAGGGATGGAGCCTGCAGCAGCCTATCAATAGCTCTGGATTCCCAAGCTTCGAGTGATTGGTACAAGCGCAAAACAAATTTGAGCAGGCTGGCCTCGGAGATTACGCTACCAATCATGGCTGCTATCTGTTTTTGAACCCGGTTTAAAGCGACCATCTGGCTGATAACCAAATGAATGGCAAACGCTTTAAGCCCATTGCCGTACTGCAGCTTACCCGGCATATCGTCAGGGAAACGCCCTTTGACCGTGGCCTCACAATTAGGACATTGCTTTATTTCTGCGTCAATATGTTCGACAACTTTTTCAAAAACGATGTCGATTTTTGTCCGACGTTCATGCCCCTGGCATGCAACGTTTTCCAGCACCATTCCGCAGGTATCACACACCTCGACCTGAGCAGTGGTGACTGATTCTTTGACGCGTGTATTACCAACACGCCCATTGACGTGTTTTCCCTTGCCGGTAGTGGTGCAGTGCTTGGTCGCAGTTTCGTCTTTCTCGGTTTGCGAAGAAGGAATGCTCGAGTTTTTGTTTCCCTTGCGCGTTGTCTTCTCAAGAAAGATAGAGAGTATCAACTCGACGACAACCAACAGACTGTTGAACAGGACCCGTATCTCAGAGGAGACTTTACCGTCGGAACAAAGCTGTTCAAATTCCTGTTTGAGGAGATCGACTTCTTCGCGAACCCTTATTTTATTTACTGTTCCCATGGGTTTACTATACCATGGCTTTTTTCGACCTCCTGTG
Coding sequences within it:
- the rsmB gene encoding 16S rRNA (cytosine(967)-C(5))-methyltransferase RsmB gives rise to the protein MDLLFHDAIVQVADIDRGLVKTLVYGVLRQKEYLDQIIRRFSKHPLRKMKPRTLMALRIGVYQLLFLSRIPESAAVNTTVNALKGSKQPSWLIGFVNGLLRNVARKRKDLPSSQQLSEADPPVLNHPSWLIERWQREYGMDTVRAICAANNCEPLLSLRGNRRKGSRQALKELMEKSGIKVDAGFFSPQALIVKEYPGSIASLPGMGEGRFQVQDEAAQLASLLVGELPDGGRVLDGCAGLGGKTSHLAELLPLGGTVTAVEPDSRRYRLMRENILRLGHQQSVIAVRSNLENFATTRPQPFDAILIDAPCSGTGVIRRQPDIRWNRSPEDFIQYQLVQLGLLATAVKLLRPGGTLVYATCSLEPEENHRVIEQFLDQFSTFTIENARKYLPENAHRLIDAQGCLRPNPADGLDGFFAARLTSAGSL
- a CDS encoding IS66 family transposase; this encodes MGTVNKIRVREEVDLLKQEFEQLCSDGKVSSEIRVLFNSLLVVVELILSIFLEKTTRKGNKNSSIPSSQTEKDETATKHCTTTGKGKHVNGRVGNTRVKESVTTAQVEVCDTCGMVLENVACQGHERRTKIDIVFEKVVEHIDAEIKQCPNCEATVKGRFPDDMPGKLQYGNGLKAFAIHLVISQMVALNRVQKQIAAMIGSVISEASLLKFVLRLYQSLEAWESRAIDRLLQAPSLHVDETSFRVEGKNHWIHVYSSGETTLKVLHRKRGKEAIEGLNIIPRYGGVIIHDCWASYLSYDHCGHGLCGSHLLRELTFVVDSNQYRWARNLKAVLQQTCRTVAQRPEKCLTEREYANLQKRYRNILTRGSKELPKIPPKPQGKRGRIAKSDAHNLWERLQKHEAAVLLFAKEPHVPFTNNRAERDLRMAKVKQKISGCFRRKQYAQAYCRISSYLQTMASQGINPLVAIQLALAGTLPDAEE